A DNA window from Myxococcales bacterium contains the following coding sequences:
- a CDS encoding alpha-1,4-glucan--maltose-1-phosphate maltosyltransferase codes for MKAPLPPTDRCGRARVMILDVQPRLEGGRFLVKSIVGEPVCVSADLLVDGHDKLAGVLRYRKTESAGNDGTWTEERLVPGGQETDARSHRDTAPNDRWEGTFVPDAPGIWEFRLEAWVDEFASWRWGLTRKIAAGQNVALARTEGALLLSQAAARAVGPDRAFIEATATSLRQGSHGPEALVALCHDPVLVGHMHRYTDRSASTYSAPLGLWVDPPKARFSAWYELFPRSFGADGTHGTFTDVVGLLPYVADMGFDVLYLPPIHPIGRTHRKGPNNTLHAGPDDPGSPWAIGAETGGHKEVHPALGTVDDFESLVEAARTLGIDVAIDIAFQASPDHPYVGEHPEWFLHRPDGTIQHAENPPKAYQDVYPFALAGPAWQPLWQELLDVFLVWSARGVRVFRVDNPHTKPLPFWQWCLGEIKQRHPEVLFLSEAFTRPKLMYALAQVGFTQSYTYFTWRTSAWELRTYMNELTNPPVSTYFRPNFWPNTPDILPEHLQHGGPGTFASRVILAATLAANYGLYGPAYELQERLARPGSEEYLDNEKFQLRRWDLFRKDSLRPLIKRLNQIRRDNPALHRNEGLVFHESDNERLLAYSKSSADGDNLILTVVNLDGHHKQAGWITLDAHALRLAPHEPVQAHDLLSDARYLWHGPRAYVELDPDALPAQVFRLRRRLRSEASFEYYL; via the coding sequence ATGAAGGCGCCGCTTCCCCCCACGGACCGGTGCGGGCGCGCCCGGGTGATGATCCTCGACGTGCAGCCACGACTCGAAGGGGGCCGCTTTCTCGTCAAGAGCATCGTGGGTGAGCCCGTCTGCGTGTCGGCCGACCTGCTGGTCGACGGTCACGACAAGCTGGCGGGCGTGCTGCGCTACCGAAAAACCGAGTCCGCAGGCAACGACGGCACATGGACGGAAGAGCGGCTCGTGCCGGGGGGCCAGGAGACAGACGCCCGGAGCCACCGCGATACGGCCCCGAACGATCGGTGGGAGGGCACGTTCGTACCCGACGCGCCCGGGATCTGGGAGTTTCGTCTCGAGGCCTGGGTGGACGAGTTCGCCAGCTGGCGCTGGGGCCTCACACGCAAGATCGCCGCGGGGCAGAACGTTGCGCTCGCACGCACCGAAGGCGCCCTGCTGCTTTCCCAGGCCGCGGCCCGTGCCGTGGGCCCCGACCGGGCCTTCATCGAGGCCACCGCGACGTCGCTGCGGCAAGGGAGCCACGGCCCCGAAGCGCTCGTGGCGCTGTGCCACGATCCCGTGTTGGTAGGTCACATGCACCGTTACACGGATCGCAGCGCCAGCACGTACAGCGCGCCGCTCGGACTGTGGGTCGATCCGCCCAAAGCGCGGTTTTCCGCCTGGTACGAGCTTTTCCCTCGCTCCTTCGGGGCCGACGGAACTCACGGGACCTTCACGGACGTCGTCGGGCTGCTTCCTTATGTCGCAGACATGGGCTTCGATGTCCTTTACCTGCCCCCCATCCACCCCATCGGGCGCACCCACCGCAAAGGGCCGAACAACACGCTGCACGCGGGGCCAGACGACCCGGGGAGCCCCTGGGCCATTGGGGCCGAAACCGGCGGGCACAAAGAGGTCCACCCCGCGCTCGGCACCGTGGACGATTTCGAAAGCCTCGTCGAGGCGGCCCGCACACTGGGGATCGACGTGGCGATCGACATCGCGTTCCAGGCCTCGCCCGATCACCCCTACGTCGGCGAGCACCCCGAATGGTTTTTGCACCGCCCTGACGGCACGATTCAGCACGCGGAAAACCCGCCCAAGGCGTATCAAGACGTTTATCCCTTTGCCTTGGCCGGCCCCGCATGGCAGCCGCTTTGGCAGGAGTTGCTCGATGTCTTTTTGGTTTGGAGCGCGCGCGGCGTGCGGGTGTTTCGCGTCGACAACCCTCACACGAAGCCGTTGCCATTTTGGCAGTGGTGTCTAGGTGAGATCAAGCAGCGCCACCCCGAGGTCCTGTTCCTTTCCGAGGCGTTCACCCGCCCCAAGCTGATGTATGCGCTCGCGCAGGTGGGGTTCACGCAGTCGTATACGTATTTCACCTGGCGCACGTCCGCCTGGGAGCTACGCACATACATGAACGAGCTCACGAACCCGCCGGTGAGCACTTACTTCCGACCCAACTTCTGGCCGAACACGCCCGACATTCTGCCGGAACATCTGCAGCATGGAGGTCCAGGAACCTTCGCCTCCCGCGTGATCCTCGCCGCCACTCTTGCCGCGAACTACGGCCTCTACGGACCCGCGTACGAGCTCCAGGAACGTTTGGCCCGCCCCGGCTCGGAGGAGTACCTCGACAACGAAAAGTTCCAGCTGAGACGCTGGGATCTCTTCCGCAAGGACAGCCTGAGGCCCCTCATCAAGCGCTTGAACCAGATCCGCCGCGACAACCCCGCGCTTCACCGGAACGAAGGGCTCGTCTTTCACGAGAGCGACAACGAGAGGCTCCTGGCCTACAGCAAGTCGAGCGCAGACGGCGACAACCTGATCTTGACGGTCGTGAACCTCGATGGTCACCACAAACAAGCGGGCTGGATCACCCTCGATGCGCATGCCTTGCGCTTGGCTCCGCATGAGCCCGTTCAGGCCCACGATCTGCTGAGCGACGCCCGGTACCTGTGGCACGGACCACGCGCCTATGTCGAACTCGACCCCGACGCTCTGCCCGCCCAGGTCTTCCGGCTCCGCCGCCGCCTGCGCTCCGAGGCGAGCTTCGAGTATTACCTATGA
- a CDS encoding tetratricopeptide repeat protein, with protein sequence MTNRARAAARVTEGGSVGRCVRLALGGVLGLGLLACASAGPQPVPSGPPAPTPVSTPAKSAAASPLREEGVPSLEPCLREVNEAQEATRATPDETGAWLRLATALHEARRLQEAARAAWRAVELEARFETWSTLGRVLTDGDVFMAKGAAVGAYQAYTMAARNATDAGKAARNFLTLAYRDFSLGHDDQALELIEEAGRLAPSDPLVPFDRAQVLSVAGRRDEARAAAEKALTLLDTQTQSQTPADPALAGVQAIAAAILGGEPVARPGLMVAGELLPERFWARPPVRGHSLALEIDPETDRFFPLLPTVALRLAVPTTWAHAMKATDKAIHLRLAAPEGEAVLLAELTVFPLRSERFDLRHAAEAGRQGAAGPRAEVSPLRPVEREKGLAYWFSATDGTVDPQAPAEGQHRYLWQAFAYVRPFVLSATFLANRQDAGTEAAVLALLRSFDVFALATAAGPDPAGP encoded by the coding sequence ATGACGAACCGAGCGCGGGCCGCGGCGCGCGTGACGGAGGGCGGCTCGGTTGGCCGCTGCGTCCGCCTCGCCCTGGGTGGGGTTCTGGGCCTGGGACTCTTGGCCTGCGCCTCGGCCGGTCCCCAGCCTGTACCTTCAGGCCCGCCGGCCCCGACCCCTGTGTCCACGCCTGCGAAGTCCGCAGCGGCATCCCCCCTGCGCGAGGAGGGCGTGCCCAGCTTGGAGCCCTGCCTCCGTGAGGTGAACGAGGCCCAGGAGGCCACACGCGCCACACCCGACGAAACAGGCGCGTGGCTCCGGCTGGCCACCGCGCTTCACGAGGCCCGGCGCCTGCAGGAAGCGGCCCGCGCCGCCTGGCGGGCCGTGGAGCTCGAGGCCCGCTTCGAGACCTGGTCGACCCTGGGACGGGTACTCACCGACGGCGACGTGTTCATGGCCAAGGGTGCCGCGGTGGGGGCCTACCAGGCGTACACCATGGCAGCCCGCAACGCGACCGACGCCGGCAAGGCCGCGCGCAACTTCCTCACCCTGGCTTACCGGGATTTCAGCCTGGGCCATGACGATCAGGCCCTCGAGCTCATCGAGGAAGCCGGGCGGCTCGCGCCTTCGGACCCGCTGGTCCCTTTCGACCGCGCCCAGGTGCTGTCCGTTGCGGGTCGGCGCGATGAAGCGCGGGCCGCCGCCGAAAAGGCCCTGACGCTGCTCGACACCCAGACACAGAGTCAGACCCCTGCGGATCCGGCCTTGGCCGGGGTGCAAGCGATCGCCGCCGCGATCCTCGGGGGTGAGCCCGTGGCTCGCCCGGGCTTGATGGTCGCAGGGGAGCTTCTCCCAGAGCGCTTCTGGGCACGGCCCCCCGTGCGCGGGCACTCCCTGGCCCTCGAGATCGACCCGGAGACCGATCGCTTTTTTCCGCTCTTGCCCACCGTGGCCCTGCGCCTCGCCGTGCCCACCACATGGGCGCATGCGATGAAGGCAACCGATAAGGCGATTCATCTGCGCCTGGCCGCGCCCGAGGGCGAGGCCGTGCTGCTCGCCGAGCTCACGGTGTTCCCCTTGCGCAGCGAGCGCTTCGATCTGCGGCACGCGGCGGAGGCCGGGCGGCAGGGCGCGGCAGGCCCCCGCGCCGAGGTCAGTCCCTTGCGGCCGGTGGAACGGGAAAAGGGTCTCGCTTACTGGTTCAGCGCCACCGACGGCACCGTAGATCCCCAGGCGCCCGCCGAGGGCCAACACCGCTACCTCTGGCAGGCCTTCGCCTACGTACGGCCCTTCGTGCTCAGCGCCAC
- the glgB gene encoding 1,4-alpha-glucan branching protein GlgB has protein sequence MNESGLGDVDLHLFAEGTHARLYETMGAHVASQDGRQGTRFAVWAPNAGRVGVVGDFNQWSNPYPLSPRSSSGIWEGFVPGVHAGDRYKFRIESGDGSYRVDKADPFAFHAEVPPGTASVVTATHFAWRDGDWMSHRGERQKLTSPMSIYEVHVGSWMRSPDEGNRPSTYRELAHRLVPHVRDAGFTHIELMPIMEHPFYGSWGYQVTGYFAPSSRYGRPEDLMYLVDECHRNGIGVVLDWTPAHFPTDEHGLIYFDGTHLFEHADPRQGMHAEWGSAVFNYGRNEVRSFLTSNAVYWLDKFHVDGLRVDAVASMLYLDYARKSGEWIPNQYGGNENLEALSFLRHCNATVYALYPDVHVIAEESTAWPLVSRPIYAGGLGYGLKWDMGWMHDTLAYLAHDPIHRSHHHHELTFRAVYAFNENFVMPLSHDEVVYGKGSLLAKMPGDTWQKFANLRLLYAYQWSQPGKKLLFMGGEFAQWNEWNHESSLDWHLPESGAPHRQMQLLVGELNKLYREAPSMHLGDLDGRGFAWVDANDSANAVLSYLRLAPEGGKPMLVVLNFTPTPRSNYRVGVDLEGFWRERLNTDATAFGGSGVGNNGGVHANPVSAHGRPLSLTLTLPPLGALFLEPA, from the coding sequence ATGAACGAATCTGGGTTGGGAGACGTGGACCTGCACCTCTTCGCCGAGGGGACGCACGCGCGGCTCTACGAGACAATGGGCGCACACGTTGCATCCCAGGACGGCCGGCAGGGCACGCGTTTCGCGGTGTGGGCACCGAACGCAGGCCGCGTGGGCGTGGTAGGCGACTTCAACCAATGGAGCAACCCTTACCCGCTCTCGCCGCGCAGCAGCTCCGGAATTTGGGAGGGCTTCGTACCCGGCGTGCACGCGGGCGATCGCTACAAGTTCCGGATCGAGTCGGGCGACGGATCCTACCGCGTGGACAAGGCCGATCCCTTCGCCTTTCACGCAGAGGTGCCGCCAGGAACGGCGTCGGTGGTCACCGCCACGCACTTTGCGTGGCGCGACGGCGACTGGATGAGCCACCGCGGTGAACGACAGAAGCTCACGAGTCCCATGTCCATCTACGAGGTGCACGTGGGATCCTGGATGCGAAGCCCCGATGAAGGCAACCGCCCATCTACTTACCGTGAGCTCGCGCACCGCCTTGTACCGCACGTCCGCGACGCGGGCTTCACCCACATTGAACTCATGCCCATCATGGAGCACCCGTTCTACGGCTCGTGGGGGTATCAAGTGACCGGCTACTTCGCCCCCTCCTCGCGCTACGGGCGGCCTGAGGATCTCATGTATTTGGTCGACGAGTGTCACCGCAACGGCATCGGCGTTGTCCTCGACTGGACACCGGCTCACTTTCCCACGGATGAACACGGCCTCATCTACTTTGATGGCACGCACCTTTTCGAACACGCCGATCCCCGGCAGGGCATGCACGCCGAGTGGGGCAGCGCCGTCTTCAACTACGGACGCAACGAGGTACGAAGCTTCTTGACGTCGAACGCCGTCTACTGGCTCGACAAATTTCATGTCGATGGCCTCCGGGTGGACGCCGTGGCCTCGATGCTTTACCTCGACTACGCCCGCAAGAGCGGCGAATGGATTCCGAATCAGTACGGCGGCAACGAGAACCTCGAGGCGCTTTCGTTTCTACGCCACTGCAACGCCACCGTGTACGCGCTTTATCCCGACGTGCACGTGATCGCCGAAGAGTCCACCGCGTGGCCTTTGGTCTCGCGCCCCATCTACGCCGGAGGCCTGGGCTACGGCCTCAAGTGGGACATGGGTTGGATGCACGACACGCTTGCGTACTTGGCCCACGATCCCATCCACCGCAGTCATCACCATCACGAGCTCACCTTTCGGGCCGTGTACGCCTTCAACGAGAACTTCGTGATGCCGCTCTCCCACGACGAGGTGGTGTATGGCAAGGGGTCGTTGCTGGCCAAGATGCCCGGGGACACGTGGCAGAAGTTTGCCAACCTGCGGCTCCTTTACGCCTACCAGTGGAGCCAACCAGGCAAAAAGCTGCTGTTCATGGGCGGCGAGTTCGCCCAGTGGAACGAGTGGAACCACGAAAGCAGCTTGGACTGGCATCTCCCCGAATCAGGCGCCCCCCATCGGCAAATGCAGCTGCTGGTCGGTGAGCTCAACAAGCTCTACCGAGAAGCCCCGTCGATGCATCTCGGCGACCTCGATGGACGTGGCTTCGCCTGGGTCGACGCCAACGACAGCGCAAACGCGGTGCTCAGCTACCTGCGGCTTGCGCCCGAGGGGGGCAAGCCGATGCTGGTGGTGCTCAACTTCACGCCCACACCGCGCTCGAACTATCGGGTGGGCGTCGACCTCGAGGGCTTCTGGCGCGAGCGCCTGAACACGGACGCCACCGCGTTCGGCGGCAGCGGCGTCGGCAACAACGGCGGCGTTCACGCCAACCCTGTTTCCGCCCACGGCCGGCCGCTCTCCTTGACGCTCACCCTGCCGCCCCTCGGCGCCCTGTTTCTCGAGCCCGCGTGA
- a CDS encoding metal-dependent hydrolase, protein MDPLAHTLVGASLAETGLRHKSLYSTATLVVAANLPDIDGVCAAWGPDASLAHRRGLTHGVLALVLLPLLLALLVHAYGRWALRRRAARGLPPPDAVVSFPWLLALAALGVWSHPLLDWMNTYGVRLLMPFEGRWFYGDTLFIIDPVVWLLAGAAVVFARGRTKLAAAGWLLLLLAATVIIVVPKLAPPLAKMAWCVGAGLLVYLRIRGTPPHPRATALVCLSLLTMYVGTMVVGTARARARADAYFSAQSLDATQLVVSPLPASPLFREVIARIGSTYHFVRVPAFGSASPEPSGEPMPVGDETPEVRAALAAPGVRGMVNWLRVPAYRQEPIPGGTRVTLLDARYSRTRAGGIGRAEVDLDHAGHVIRTRP, encoded by the coding sequence GTGGATCCCCTCGCGCATACCCTGGTTGGTGCCAGCCTGGCGGAAACCGGGCTTCGGCACAAAAGTCTCTACTCCACGGCAACCCTCGTGGTCGCAGCCAACCTGCCCGACATCGACGGGGTCTGCGCCGCGTGGGGGCCCGACGCCAGCCTGGCCCACCGCCGCGGCCTCACACACGGCGTGCTGGCGCTGGTCCTGCTGCCGCTGCTCTTGGCGCTGCTGGTGCACGCCTACGGGCGTTGGGCCCTGCGCCGGCGGGCGGCCCGGGGCCTTCCTCCCCCTGACGCCGTCGTGTCGTTCCCCTGGCTGCTGGCTCTGGCGGCGCTGGGCGTGTGGAGCCATCCGCTGCTCGACTGGATGAACACCTACGGCGTGCGCCTGTTGATGCCCTTCGAGGGGCGCTGGTTTTACGGCGACACGCTCTTCATCATCGATCCTGTGGTGTGGCTGCTGGCGGGAGCTGCGGTCGTGTTCGCGCGCGGCCGCACCAAGCTGGCGGCCGCAGGGTGGCTGCTGCTCTTGCTCGCCGCCACGGTGATTATCGTGGTGCCAAAGCTGGCACCGCCCCTGGCGAAGATGGCGTGGTGCGTGGGGGCAGGCCTGCTCGTGTACCTGCGCATCCGCGGCACCCCCCCGCACCCCCGCGCCACGGCGCTCGTCTGCCTTTCGCTCTTGACCATGTACGTGGGCACCATGGTGGTGGGTACCGCCCGCGCACGCGCCCGGGCCGACGCCTACTTCAGCGCACAGAGCCTCGACGCCACCCAGCTGGTCGTCTCGCCCCTGCCGGCAAGCCCGCTCTTCCGCGAGGTCATCGCGCGGATCGGCAGCACCTATCACTTCGTCCGTGTGCCCGCCTTCGGCTCGGCCTCCCCCGAACCGAGTGGGGAACCCATGCCCGTGGGGGACGAAACGCCCGAGGTGCGGGCTGCGCTGGCGGCGCCAGGCGTACGAGGCATGGTGAACTGGCTGCGTGTGCCCGCCTACCGGCAGGAGCCCATCCCCGGGGGCACCCGCGTGACCCTGCTCGACGCGCGGTATAGCCGCACGAGGGCCGGGGGCATCGGCCGCGCCGAAGTGGACCTCGACCACGCAGGACACGTGATTCGCACGCGCCCCTGA
- the treS gene encoding maltose alpha-D-glucosyltransferase, protein MKQLAPRKDNLSGHLRAAKNGLTPNPLWYKEAIIYEIPIRAFADSDGDGIGDLNGVISKLDYLQDLGVTALWLLPFYPSPLRDGGYDISDYMSVHPMYGTLADFKRLLREAHARGIRIITELVINHTSKDHPWFQRSRMSPPGSKWRNFYVWSEDPSRYGETRIIFKDFETSNWTWDAEAKAYYWHRFYSHQPDLNFDNPEVHKAVLKALDFWLELGVDGLRLDAIPYLYERDQTHCENLPETHAFLKKLRAHVDARFYDRMLLAEANQWPEDAAAYFGAGDECHMNFHFPLMPRMFMAVQMEDRFPIVDILNQTPPIPEGCQWATFLRNHDELTLEMVTDEDRDYMYKVYAEDPTARLNLGIRRRLAPLLKTRPQIELMNALLFSLPGTPVLYYGDEIGMGDNIYLGDRDGVRTPMQWSADRNAGFSSANPQKLFLPVVTDPEYSYAAVNVQTQQANPSSLLWWMKRLIGLRKQYPALSSGSLEFLHPDNAKMLAFLRERDGQRVLVVTNLSRLYQWTELDLGRFLGLVPVEMAGRVRFPPIEDRPYVVSLPPYGFIWFLLEEPERPEPHEEVIPVLSMPGSWRDLLGTSYRKALEPVLERYMVGRRWFRGKARVRVSTTLSDVIWLKDALDHVVTFATAKYREGDPETYVLPLVYQEGPAAAALAERHPHAVIARLDRGLEGEGALLLDAMACGTVLEPLLKLFSRGTTPAGDSGSLVPTSGKPLREVLKHGPLTTKVPEFEQTNSTLVVGEALLFKMYRQIEPGINPEAEIGLFLARNVARALEAAGNGEDGPLPGQSPAPAVLGSLAYQTKKGEPASLVLLQKFVPNEGVAWDMTLTRLSAFFDLVLGRPEAAPPRMHAKGRVAQSLEEPHPLMQELIGPFLSQIRLLGRRTGQLHRALVGSKAEPHFVPEAFTTLHQQSIYQRAHVMLARTFGNLERAQRQLPEPSRSLANSVLALEPEIDRRLRKVTRDKIEVARIRCHGDLHLGQVLYTGQDFLIIDFEGEPARPLNERRYKRCPLRDLMGLLRSFDYACEATLRSGRFREEDRERLRLWATAWKEQVSAAVLHAYLHETEGAPFIPRKVSDTELLLEFFELEKVIYEIRYEMDNRPDWLDLPLTGMKSVMNHEGA, encoded by the coding sequence ATGAAACAACTCGCTCCTCGAAAAGACAATCTCTCTGGCCACCTGCGTGCGGCGAAAAACGGCCTCACTCCCAATCCCCTTTGGTACAAGGAGGCCATCATCTACGAGATCCCGATTCGGGCCTTCGCGGATTCGGACGGAGATGGCATCGGCGATCTGAACGGGGTGATCTCGAAGCTGGACTACCTGCAGGACCTGGGGGTCACCGCGCTGTGGCTCCTCCCGTTTTACCCTTCCCCCTTGCGCGACGGCGGCTACGACATCTCGGACTATATGTCCGTGCACCCGATGTACGGGACCCTGGCCGACTTCAAACGCCTGCTTCGTGAGGCGCACGCGCGCGGCATTCGCATCATCACCGAGCTGGTGATTAACCACACATCGAAGGACCATCCCTGGTTCCAGCGCAGCCGCATGAGCCCACCGGGCAGCAAGTGGCGCAACTTCTACGTGTGGAGCGAAGATCCCAGCCGGTACGGCGAGACACGGATCATCTTCAAGGACTTCGAAACGTCGAACTGGACGTGGGACGCCGAAGCCAAGGCCTACTACTGGCACAGGTTCTACTCACACCAGCCAGACCTGAACTTCGACAACCCCGAGGTCCACAAGGCCGTGCTCAAGGCACTCGACTTTTGGCTGGAGCTGGGCGTCGATGGACTCCGGCTCGACGCCATCCCTTATCTCTACGAGCGAGACCAGACCCACTGCGAGAACCTGCCAGAGACGCATGCGTTCCTGAAGAAGCTGCGGGCTCACGTCGACGCACGTTTTTACGACCGCATGCTCCTGGCCGAGGCCAACCAGTGGCCCGAGGACGCCGCTGCCTACTTCGGCGCCGGCGACGAGTGCCACATGAACTTCCACTTCCCCCTGATGCCGCGCATGTTCATGGCGGTGCAGATGGAGGACCGCTTCCCGATCGTCGACATCCTCAACCAAACGCCTCCCATCCCGGAGGGTTGCCAGTGGGCCACCTTCTTGCGCAACCACGACGAGCTCACGCTCGAGATGGTGACCGATGAAGACCGCGACTACATGTACAAGGTCTACGCGGAGGATCCCACGGCGCGGTTGAACCTGGGCATTCGCCGTCGGCTCGCACCCTTGCTCAAGACGCGGCCGCAGATCGAGCTGATGAACGCTCTTTTGTTCTCGCTGCCCGGAACGCCCGTCCTCTACTACGGCGACGAGATCGGCATGGGCGACAACATCTACCTCGGCGACCGCGACGGGGTACGCACCCCCATGCAGTGGAGCGCCGACCGCAACGCGGGCTTTTCGTCGGCCAATCCCCAGAAGCTGTTCCTGCCGGTGGTCACCGACCCGGAGTACAGCTACGCCGCAGTCAACGTACAGACCCAGCAGGCGAACCCCTCGTCGCTCTTGTGGTGGATGAAGCGGCTCATCGGTCTGCGCAAACAGTACCCGGCGCTGTCCTCGGGTTCGCTCGAATTCTTGCACCCCGACAACGCCAAGATGCTGGCGTTCCTGCGTGAACGCGACGGACAGCGCGTCCTGGTGGTCACCAACCTGTCTCGGCTCTATCAATGGACCGAACTCGACCTCGGACGCTTTTTGGGGCTCGTGCCCGTGGAGATGGCCGGCCGCGTTCGCTTTCCTCCCATCGAAGATCGACCCTACGTGGTGTCGTTGCCTCCTTACGGATTCATTTGGTTCCTGCTCGAAGAGCCCGAACGCCCGGAGCCCCACGAGGAAGTGATTCCCGTGCTCTCGATGCCGGGCAGCTGGCGAGACCTCTTGGGTACGTCGTACCGCAAAGCGCTCGAGCCCGTGCTGGAACGGTACATGGTGGGGCGCCGCTGGTTTCGGGGCAAGGCAAGGGTGCGCGTGTCCACGACACTCTCTGATGTGATTTGGCTCAAGGACGCCCTCGATCACGTCGTGACCTTCGCAACGGCCAAGTACCGCGAGGGAGATCCCGAAACCTACGTTTTGCCGCTCGTTTACCAGGAAGGACCCGCGGCCGCGGCCCTCGCCGAACGGCACCCCCACGCCGTCATCGCGCGGCTCGATCGGGGTTTGGAGGGCGAAGGCGCCCTGCTGCTCGACGCGATGGCCTGCGGCACCGTGCTCGAGCCCCTGCTCAAGCTGTTCTCGCGAGGCACGACACCCGCGGGGGACAGCGGCAGTCTCGTCCCGACGAGTGGCAAGCCTCTCAGGGAAGTGCTCAAGCACGGTCCCCTCACGACCAAAGTGCCCGAGTTCGAGCAAACCAACTCCACCCTGGTCGTGGGCGAAGCGCTGCTCTTCAAGATGTACCGGCAGATCGAGCCCGGCATCAACCCCGAGGCGGAGATTGGGCTGTTCTTGGCTCGCAACGTCGCGCGGGCGCTCGAAGCGGCCGGCAACGGCGAAGACGGGCCCCTGCCCGGGCAGTCGCCGGCGCCCGCGGTGTTGGGCAGCCTGGCCTACCAAACGAAGAAGGGCGAGCCCGCCTCGCTGGTGCTCCTGCAAAAATTCGTGCCAAACGAGGGCGTCGCGTGGGACATGACGTTGACCCGGCTTTCGGCCTTTTTCGATCTCGTGTTGGGCCGTCCCGAAGCGGCGCCCCCGCGGATGCACGCCAAGGGGCGCGTGGCCCAGAGCCTCGAGGAACCCCACCCTCTCATGCAGGAGCTGATCGGCCCTTTTCTGTCCCAAATCCGTCTACTCGGGCGGCGGACAGGCCAACTGCATCGGGCCCTGGTGGGCAGCAAGGCCGAGCCGCACTTCGTTCCCGAGGCCTTTACGACCTTGCACCAACAATCCATCTACCAGCGGGCTCACGTGATGTTGGCGCGCACCTTCGGAAACCTCGAGCGCGCGCAGCGACAGCTGCCAGAGCCAAGCCGCAGCCTTGCAAACAGTGTCCTCGCACTCGAGCCCGAGATCGATCGGCGCCTGCGCAAGGTCACCCGGGACAAGATCGAGGTCGCCCGCATTCGCTGTCACGGCGATCTCCACTTGGGCCAGGTGCTCTACACAGGACAAGACTTCCTCATCATCGACTTCGAGGGAGAGCCCGCACGGCCCCTCAACGAGCGCCGCTACAAACGCTGCCCGTTACGAGACCTCATGGGCCTTCTGCGCTCGTTCGACTACGCCTGCGAGGCCACCTTGCGCTCGGGGCGCTTCCGCGAGGAGGACCGCGAGCGGCTACGGCTATGGGCCACGGCCTGGAAGGAGCAAGTCTCGGCTGCCGTGTTGCACGCGTATCTGCACGAAACGGAGGGCGCTCCCTTCATCCCCCGCAAGGTGTCCGACACGGAGCTGTTGCTCGAGTTCTTCGAGCTCGAGAAGGTGATCTACGAGATTCGCTACGAGATGGACAACCGGCCCGATTGGCTGGATCTGCCCTTGACCGGCATGAAGTCGGTCATGAATCACGAGGGAGCGTGA